Proteins encoded by one window of Actinocorallia herbida:
- a CDS encoding uridine kinase — translation MRARPISPEHLVDALRDRIASFPRDRRVRVAIDGPDAAHPAVLADALVQPLRALGREAVRVSARDFLRPASLRFESGREDPDAYYDDRLDTSALDREVLGPLEPGGTGKVLPSLWDADRDRATRAPYVDLREGGVLLLDGTLLLGRRLPFDLTVHLSLSPAALSRRTPAALAWTLPAYDRYRVEAEPLATADIAVVVDDPRHPALVVDPA, via the coding sequence ATGCGCGCCCGCCCGATCTCCCCGGAACACCTGGTGGACGCACTGCGTGACCGCATCGCGTCCTTCCCCCGGGATCGGCGCGTCCGCGTCGCCATCGACGGCCCCGACGCCGCCCACCCGGCCGTCCTGGCCGACGCCCTGGTCCAGCCCCTGCGCGCGCTGGGCAGAGAAGCCGTCCGCGTCTCCGCCCGCGACTTCCTCCGCCCCGCCTCCCTCCGCTTCGAATCAGGCCGAGAAGACCCCGACGCCTACTACGACGACCGGCTCGACACCTCCGCCCTGGACCGCGAGGTGCTCGGCCCCTTGGAACCCGGCGGAACGGGCAAGGTACTGCCAAGCCTCTGGGACGCCGACCGTGACCGGGCCACCCGTGCCCCGTACGTCGACCTTCGGGAAGGCGGCGTCCTGCTTCTCGACGGCACCCTTCTCCTCGGCCGCCGGCTCCCCTTCGATCTGACGGTCCACCTGAGCCTGTCGCCCGCGGCCTTGTCCCGCCGCACCCCCGCCGCCCTGGCCTGGACCCTCCCGGCCTACGACCGCTACCGCGTCGAGGCCGAACCCCTCGCCACGGCCGACATAGCCGTGGTCGTCGACGACCCCCGCCACCCGGCCCTGGTCGTCGACCCCGCCTGA